ATAAGGACGACCGCCGTTCCTCAGTCGTCGAGAAGCCGCCATGCGGTGAGGGCGAGCCTGGCCCGCAGCAGGCCGGTGGGCTCGGTGAGGTCGATGCCCAGGGTCTTTCCGGTCTGTTCGAGTCGACGGGCGACGCTGCTGTGGTGCAGGTGGAGAAGGTCGGCGGCCCGGCGTAGGGAGCCGGTGGAGCAGTAGGTGTCCAGAGTTTCCAGTTCTCCTGGGGTGTCGGCGATTCGGGCGATCGCGGCCACGTCGGCATTGTCTCGCGCGGCGTCGTTGGGTACCTGTGCGAGCAGCGCCAATGCCCCCAGGCTGTCGTGGTGGACGACTGGCTGGCGTGGGGTGGTGAAGCGGAGGGCGGTACGGGCTTTCCGCCAGGACCGATCGGGGCTTTCGGCGGCGCCGATGCCCGCGCGTACTCCACCTGTCGGAAAGCGGGCCTGATCGACGGTGGTGGCCAGGATGACGCCCACGTCGGCGAGCGGAGCCGCCTTCACCGGGCGGGCCGGGCAGATCAGGCCGCCGATCTGGTCGAGCGGAAGCTGCGACCGTACGGCGACGACGTGGAGCGGCAGGTCGGAGGCGAAACCCAGGAGTCGTAGCGCCCGGGCTCGGGCCGCTTCGTCGGTGTCGGCGCTGATCGCCAGTTCGACGAGGGCGGGGTCGGCCATGGTGGTGCGGGCTGGGCCGTACCGCTCGACGACCGCCGCGGCGGCGATGGCGAGCCGGTCAAGGAGCAGCTCGTCGAGGTCGAGCGAGCCGGGCGGGCCGGGGCGCTCCAGCCACACCGTGCCGATCTCCTCCTCGTCGAGTGTGATCGGCGTCGTGGAAGACGCGGGTGGCGGCGAGGCGGACGCCTCCCTGCCGTCGGGTGACATGCGGATCACCCGCCCTGTGCCGTGGAGCCGGACCCCGGCCACGCACTCGGCCAGAGCTGCCGAGCCCCGGGCGAGCGCCGGCAGATCCACCCGTCGGCGCATCAGCGTGTCGTAGAACATGATGACGCGGATCGCGCCTTCGACCTGTGAATCGAGCTGTGACAGCCGTAAGGCCAGTGCCTCCATGGCAGGAGGATAGGCGCCGATCGGCGCATGAGGGGGGTGGGATGCCCGACAGTTGGCGGATGCCCTCGGGGGTGCCCGGCCGTGAGGATGGCCGACATGGACCCTGAACTGGAAGCATTCATCCCCTTGTTCCCCCGTGCCGATCTGACCGACCCGGTCGCCGAACGCAAGAACTTCGCCGGCTTGGCCGCCGCGGTCCCGGCACCGGACACCGCAGGGTTGGAGGTCGAGGACCGCGCGGTGCCCGCCGACGCCGACGTGCCGGTGCGGATCTACCGCCCGCACCAGGCGCAGGGCGCCGTCGTCTGGTTGCACGGCGGCGGATTCGTCATGGGTGACGTGGACACC
This Streptomyces decoyicus DNA region includes the following protein-coding sequences:
- a CDS encoding helix-turn-helix domain-containing protein, which produces MEALALRLSQLDSQVEGAIRVIMFYDTLMRRRVDLPALARGSAALAECVAGVRLHGTGRVIRMSPDGREASASPPPASSTTPITLDEEEIGTVWLERPGPPGSLDLDELLLDRLAIAAAAVVERYGPARTTMADPALVELAISADTDEAARARALRLLGFASDLPLHVVAVRSQLPLDQIGGLICPARPVKAAPLADVGVILATTVDQARFPTGGVRAGIGAAESPDRSWRKARTALRFTTPRQPVVHHDSLGALALLAQVPNDAARDNADVAAIARIADTPGELETLDTYCSTGSLRRAADLLHLHHSSVARRLEQTGKTLGIDLTEPTGLLRARLALTAWRLLDD